Proteins from one Coffea arabica cultivar ET-39 chromosome 8c, Coffea Arabica ET-39 HiFi, whole genome shotgun sequence genomic window:
- the LOC140013409 gene encoding uncharacterized protein, giving the protein MGESSAPIDMKLLKRLDRFDEFIRKSQGLNKQGTHLRLFANKLGKPVDDENLPLRLFPESLEGDALDWYSNLKLEDVKTWIDLSNAFVRQYEYNCELAPTRTTLEGTKRKPSEDHKTYAKRWRKVAAKVEPPMTEDEIIRTFIKAHDPPYFEEIFRMTGCSFAAIVNKLEEFDESWEDCQCLYPQISVGCFTRARKQCEKAAVQKEGGGRNLYVEPKPFA; this is encoded by the exons atgggggaatcttctgctccaATTGATATGAAGTTGCTCAAACGTCTAGATCGTTTCgatgaatttataaggaagAGCCAAGGGTTGAATAAGCAGGGG acacatcTCCGACTATTTGCCAACAAATTGGGAAAGCCCGTGGACGATGAGAATTTGCCTTTAAGGTTGTTCCCCGAGAGTTTGGAAGGGGATGCGCTTGACTGGTATTCCAACCTGAAACTTGAAGACGTGAAAACCTGGATTGATTTATCTAATGCATTTGTGAGACAGTACGAGTACAACTGCGAGTTGGCTCCGACCCGAACTACGTTAGAAGGAACGAAAAGGAAGCCTTCCGAGGACCATAAGACCTATGCCAAGAGATGGCGAAAAGTAGCTGCAAaggtcgagccaccaatgaccgaGGATGAAATCATACGTACTTTCATAAAAGctcatgatccgccgtacttcgAAGAGATTTTCCGTATGACCGGATGTTCGTTTGCTGCAATTGTAAACAAACTTGAGGAGTTTGATGAGAGCTGGGAAGATTGTCAATGTCTCTACCCTCAAAtctcagttggatgctttacaagggCAAGGAAGCAATGCGAAAAAGCCGCCGTTCAAAAAGAAGGAGGGGGACGCAACCTTTAtgtggaaccaaaacccttcgcCTAG